In Acropora muricata isolate sample 2 chromosome 11, ASM3666990v1, whole genome shotgun sequence, one DNA window encodes the following:
- the LOC136889916 gene encoding uncharacterized protein: protein MNDPIVISLLRRCSGCRKKRSLRARSFFEEFPKVALGKVLLVIYFFAREDSQRRISRHLGLNAGLTSNICRKLQDICSRDLEARPFTPFGGQGMVVKCDESKFNHKPKYNRGRRAARDTWVFGMVTTEFSPVRGYFEVVDRRDAATLHPIISRCIRPGTEVHTDDWASYRNLDQRIHNVGAHQVVVHRRNFVDPATGVHTQEIESCWNNLKLGLKKRRGIKREDMQAYLDEQMWRQWRGGPHEHVVQNFLSIFPLQYVVTNPVL from the exons GCGGTGCAGTGgatgcagaaaaaaaagaagtcttCGCGCAAGAAGTTTTTTTGAAGAGTTCCCAAAGGTTGCGCTTGGGAAGGTCCTTTTGGTCATTTACTTCTTTGCTAGAGAAGATTCCCAGCGAAGGATTTCGAGGCACCTGGGTTTGAATGCGGGTTTGACGTCCAATATTTGCAGAAAGTTACAGGATATCTGTTCAAGAGATCTGGAAGCCAGACCCTTCACGCCCTTTGGAGGTCAAGGAATGGTGGTAAAATGTGACGAGAGCAAATTCAACCACAAACCTAAG TACAACAGAGGGAGAAGGGCGGCCAGAGACACGTGGGTATTTGGGATGGTCACTACTGAGTTTAGTCCAGTGAGAGGCTACTTCGAGGTAGTGGATAGGAGGGACGCAGCTACTCTTCATCCAATAATATCCAGATGCATCCGCCCCGGAACAGAAGTTCACACTGACGATTGGGCCTCGTACAGAAACTTAGACCAGCGAATACATAATGTTGGCGCACACCAAGTGGTTGTGCATCGTCGCAACTTTGTTGACCCAGCGACCGGTGTTCACACGCAGGAGATAGAGTCATGTTGGAACAACCTCAAGCTGGGTCTGAAAAAGCGCAGAGGAATAAAGAGGGAGGACATGCAAGCTTACCTTGACGAGCAGATGTGGCGACAGTGGAGAGGAGGTCCTCATGAGCATGTCGTACAAAACTTCCTAAGCATTTTTCCCTTACAGTACGTAGTAACTAATCCGGTGTTATAA